The window GAAGGCCTGTGCGTCCGCCTCGGTGCAGAAGAACGCGACGAAGCTGATCGCGTAGGGGTCGACGTAGCCGACCGTCACGCTGCCATCGTCGTCGTCGGCAGTCACCTGTGTGACCGCGAACTCCTGGCCCGCCTTCACGACCGCCCAGGCGTCACAGAGACCACCCAGGTCGAACGTCGCGGACATGGGGTCGTACATCGACCCGTCCTTGTCCACGTCGCTGACGTAGCTGATGCCGCCGTCGTAGTCGCCATCGAGGACGAAGCCGTCGAAGGTCACGGTGCCCTCGTCGTCGTACTCGACCACGTACTCGTACTTGACCGACTCGTCGAGGGTGCACTCGACGCACTCGGGCTCGCAGACCTCGCTGATGAGTGTCTCGAGCTCGCTACCCAGGTTGGAGGCGTCCGTGACCGCGACGAAGTCGTCGGGGCTGCTGGCGATATCGTCGCGGAGATAGTCGTCGAACCCGGCGACGTTCTGCCCGATGCCGACCGCGATGATGCGTCGGCCCGCGTTCTTGATGTCGTCCGCGGTGGCCGTGGTCTCGGTCTCCTCGCCCGGCTCTCCGGCGATACCGTTCTCGCCACCGGTGGTTCCGCCGGTGAACTCGAAGTCGCCGTAGGGGAACGCCGTGTCGTCCGCGGGGGGTGTCGCACCGTCACCGACGATGCCGTTCTGGTAGTTCGGACCACCGTCGGTGATGAGGACGATGATCTCCTTGCCGTCGCGGCCCTCCTGCTCGAGGATGGCGTCGGCGAAGGCCAGGGCACCGGGCATGTGCGTCGCGTTCTCTCCGGGCGGGGTGGTCGCCGGGATACCGCCCTGGATCGCGGTCACGTTGCCCGCGGTCGCGAAGTCGAGCAGGTTGTTCGTGCCGTACTCGAACGCGCTCGGGGCGTCACCGAAGGTGACCAGTCCGAGCTGGACGTCCTCGGGCACGACGCCGAGGAAGCTGTCGACACCGCTCTCGATGTCCGGCCAGGTGCCGGCACTGCGGATCGAGCCGGAGTAGTCGAGCGCCACGACGATGTCGACATCACCGCCACAGGTCTCGATGACGGTGTGTTCTGCCGCGCGTACGGTGGGGAACAGGGTCGTCCCGACGCCACCGACTGCCGCTGCACCGCCGAGGATGGCGGCCGTTCGCATCACGTCACGGCGTGAGAAGGGATACAGCTGCGACGTCTCTGTCGGTTGGTTGGTTGTCATTGTGGGTCACTCCTCCGGTCCGGTGGGCGCCTGGCCAGGATGGCCGAGGAACGAGTGCCCTCCTCGCTCGGAAGTGTACCGCAGTATCGGTGGCTTGAGGTATTAAGCACGTACTACCGTCGTGTCTCCGTGAACGGTTCTAGAACGCTTATGTAAGCGGTATGGAGTCCATACTGCCACCGTGTGGGGACAGACCGAGCACGGAACGGCCGATGTTGCCGGATGCTATTGTCACACTCGCACGGGTCGAACGGGGGTTCGATTCGCTGCGCGCGCGGCCGAGACCTCCCTCTCAGTTCGTCGTCACGACCTCGAGCACCGCCCGGTGGTCGAGGTCCGTGTCGCCGCCGACCTGCATGTCCGAGCGGCAGTCGATACCGTGGAGGAAGCCGTCGCCGATATCGGAGTGGAGATGGTAGGCGAACTCCTCGGCGGTGGCGTCCCCGGGCATGAGAAAGCAGTCGCGGAAGGGCCCCTTCGACCAGTCGCCGCTCGCGGAGCCGGGGAAGACGGCTTTCAGCCCGAGCTCGTCGAACAGCGCGCGTTC of the Haloglomus salinum genome contains:
- a CDS encoding vWA domain-containing protein, whose protein sequence is MTTNQPTETSQLYPFSRRDVMRTAAILGGAAAVGGVGTTLFPTVRAAEHTVIETCGGDVDIVVALDYSGSIRSAGTWPDIESGVDSFLGVVPEDVQLGLVTFGDAPSAFEYGTNNLLDFATAGNVTAIQGGIPATTPPGENATHMPGALAFADAILEQEGRDGKEIIVLITDGGPNYQNGIVGDGATPPADDTAFPYGDFEFTGGTTGGENGIAGEPGEETETTATADDIKNAGRRIIAVGIGQNVAGFDDYLRDDIASSPDDFVAVTDASNLGSELETLISEVCEPECVECTLDESVKYEYVVEYDDEGTVTFDGFVLDGDYDGGISYVSDVDKDGSMYDPMSATFDLGGLCDAWAVVKAGQEFAVTQVTADDDDGSVTVGYVDPYAISFVAFFCTEADAQAFAESFPSRGRGGGRPSDDSATSTVTGDSGGRGQGHAHGRGKATGKGNGLARGR